The following proteins come from a genomic window of Gimesia chilikensis:
- a CDS encoding GNAT family N-acetyltransferase, giving the protein MDIRATTSTDLETVKAVHREAFGPEEGPVIVALLDELFPDPTAAPLLSLLAENAGNVLGHVLFTNVVVHGAESVTARILAPLAVLPSARKQGVGRQLIEAGLSQLRDAGVELVFVLGDPAFYSRFGFEPAGVRGLQAPHPLPAEYAEAWMVQELCSGVLGRVTGEVESSQVLNRREYWIG; this is encoded by the coding sequence ATGGACATCAGAGCAACGACGTCAACGGATCTTGAGACGGTCAAAGCGGTTCACCGCGAGGCATTTGGACCTGAAGAAGGCCCCGTCATTGTCGCGCTGCTGGATGAACTGTTCCCCGATCCGACAGCAGCGCCGTTGCTCTCTCTCCTGGCTGAAAATGCAGGAAATGTGCTGGGGCATGTGCTGTTCACGAACGTGGTTGTTCACGGGGCTGAGTCTGTCACCGCGCGGATTCTGGCACCCCTGGCGGTGCTTCCCTCTGCCCGGAAACAGGGTGTGGGGCGACAGCTGATCGAAGCCGGACTTTCCCAGTTGCGCGATGCGGGAGTCGAACTGGTGTTTGTGCTGGGGGATCCCGCTTTTTATTCGCGGTTTGGTTTTGAACCGGCGGGCGTGCGAGGTTTGCAGGCACCGCATCCTCTGCCGGCGGAATACGCGGAAGCGTGGATGGTACAGGAACTCTGTTCTGGCGTGCTGGGACGCGTTACAGGTGAGGTGGAATCTTCGCAGGTACTCAACCGGCGAGAATACTGGATCGGTTAG
- a CDS encoding histidine kinase: MISTAEISFYPLQEEYKPLIKEFIAKLQSYSGLRVTPGSTSTYAVGDYDRLMECMTEIMAWSHEEQGKGVFVVKFLPGYEAK; encoded by the coding sequence ATGATCAGCACTGCCGAAATCAGTTTCTATCCCCTGCAGGAAGAATACAAACCGCTTATCAAAGAATTCATCGCAAAGCTGCAGAGCTATTCCGGTCTCCGCGTGACCCCGGGCTCTACGTCAACGTATGCTGTCGGCGACTACGACCGGCTGATGGAATGCATGACCGAGATCATGGCCTGGAGCCACGAAGAACAGGGCAAAGGCGTGTTCGTGGTGAAGTTTCTGCCCGGATATGAGGCGAAGTGA
- a CDS encoding DUF6122 family protein, which translates to MEAVPDVVRHLIHYACHLLVPFLIARLFWKEHWVQAGLIMLATMLIDVDHLLADPIFDPHRCSLGFHPLHTWWAAAVYAALLCIPSWRWRAVAVGCLWHLATDGIDCLLGGHCLFC; encoded by the coding sequence ATGGAAGCTGTTCCGGATGTCGTGCGGCATCTGATTCATTATGCTTGTCACCTGCTGGTTCCCTTTCTGATTGCGCGCCTGTTCTGGAAGGAACACTGGGTGCAGGCGGGGTTGATTATGCTGGCGACGATGCTGATTGACGTGGATCATCTGCTGGCCGATCCGATTTTTGATCCGCATCGCTGCAGCCTGGGGTTTCATCCATTGCATACCTGGTGGGCGGCGGCCGTGTATGCGGCATTACTCTGTATTCCCTCCTGGCGCTGGCGGGCGGTGGCGGTGGGCTGTCTGTGGCATCTGGCGACGGATGGGATTGATTGTCTGCTGGGCGGGCACTGTCTGTTTTGTTGA
- a CDS encoding FAD-dependent oxidoreductase: MSSTLQTDIAILGGTPGGIAAAIAAARLGRSVLLIEPQAHLGGMSTSGLGKSDVERRHLIGGLFQEFTQRIHQYYLDRYAPESEDLALCQDGYYFEPSVAETVFHDMLQAQLQITVLTSHSLNSATTRENRLTTIDILSPKQQRITVHAQVFLDATYEGDLLAAAGADFRLGRESRDEFDEPHAGQIYFDYQRQQFLASSTGVGDDRLPAYTYRLCLTTDPANAAPLTEPPPDYDRRPYVGYFDDLATGRLAGPLQLKPGRGYEPAHFNTLVRALSVTPLPNHKTDVNINPRPLGFPFPELNRGYITGDTATRTAISTRIRNRTLGLLWFLQNDTQIPTQHRQIARQYHLPQDEFADNQHFPWQLYIREGRRLQGEFTLTERHITHQPEQGIDQAEIETFADTIAIGEFPIDSFPCQPRQPGDTIVLEGYLGMLDQITRPYEIPYRIMVPQTIDGLLVPVAASTTHVAFSSIRMEPTWMALGQAAGVAAHLAIAQQCAPRNIPIHELQQQLASEGQILKHQPELNHASTREPQS; encoded by the coding sequence ATGAGCAGCACTCTACAGACCGACATCGCCATCCTCGGAGGCACACCCGGCGGCATCGCCGCGGCTATCGCTGCCGCCCGCCTCGGACGCAGCGTGCTGTTGATCGAACCCCAGGCCCATCTCGGCGGTATGTCCACCAGCGGTCTGGGCAAAAGCGACGTCGAACGCCGCCACCTGATTGGCGGCCTGTTTCAGGAATTTACACAGCGGATCCACCAGTACTACCTCGATCGCTACGCCCCCGAATCAGAGGACCTCGCCCTCTGCCAGGACGGCTATTACTTCGAACCCTCGGTCGCCGAAACCGTATTCCACGACATGCTCCAGGCACAACTGCAGATCACAGTCCTCACCAGTCACTCTCTGAACTCCGCGACCACCAGAGAAAACCGACTGACCACAATCGACATTCTCAGCCCTAAGCAACAACGCATCACCGTTCACGCGCAGGTCTTCCTCGACGCCACGTATGAAGGCGATCTCCTGGCTGCTGCAGGTGCCGACTTTCGACTGGGACGCGAATCCCGCGACGAATTCGACGAACCCCATGCCGGTCAGATCTACTTCGATTACCAGCGACAACAGTTTCTCGCCAGCAGCACCGGGGTAGGCGACGACCGACTCCCCGCCTACACGTACCGTCTCTGCCTGACCACCGACCCCGCGAACGCGGCCCCCTTAACAGAGCCGCCTCCCGACTATGATCGCCGCCCCTACGTCGGCTACTTCGACGACCTGGCCACCGGGCGCCTGGCCGGTCCGCTGCAACTCAAACCGGGCCGGGGCTACGAACCGGCGCACTTTAACACGCTGGTCCGCGCCCTCAGCGTTACGCCGCTCCCCAATCACAAAACCGACGTCAACATCAACCCGCGTCCGCTCGGCTTCCCCTTTCCGGAACTGAACCGCGGCTATATCACCGGAGACACCGCCACCCGCACCGCTATCTCCACCCGCATCCGCAATCGGACTCTCGGCCTGCTTTGGTTCCTGCAAAACGACACACAGATCCCAACGCAACATCGCCAGATCGCCCGACAATACCATCTCCCGCAGGACGAATTTGCCGATAACCAACACTTCCCCTGGCAGCTCTACATCCGCGAGGGGCGTCGCCTCCAGGGAGAATTCACGCTCACGGAACGCCACATCACCCATCAGCCGGAGCAGGGGATCGACCAGGCAGAAATCGAAACCTTCGCCGACACCATCGCCATCGGCGAATTCCCCATAGACAGCTTCCCCTGCCAGCCCAGACAACCGGGCGATACCATCGTCCTCGAAGGCTACCTTGGTATGCTGGACCAGATTACCCGCCCCTACGAGATCCCCTATCGGATCATGGTGCCGCAAACCATCGACGGACTCCTCGTCCCGGTGGCTGCCTCGACGACGCATGTCGCCTTTTCTTCGATTAGAATGGAACCGACCTGGATGGCCCTCGGGCAGGCCGCCGGCGTCGCTGCCCACCTGGCGATTGCGCAACAGTGTGCCCCCCGCAACATTCCGATTCACGAACTGCAACAGCAACTGGCCAGCGAAGGTCAGATCCTCAAACATCAACCTGAACTCAACCACGCTTCCACCAGGGAACCCCAGTCATGA
- a CDS encoding pyruvate kinase, whose protein sequence is MSAEQGDSDYLSGHQEYQQVFEELVVVRDRLVAEVVCSQPLLDQIHVQHRESARNLLYYLALRRRDLRPLQIRLAALGLSSLGRAESHVMATIDAVLEMLQRLLDKTTDVTDSGESSIDFNTGERLLAAHAESLLGPAAPGRGVRIMVTMPSEAADDYELIYHLLQQDMECMRINCAHDDVEAWSRMIAHLRRAEHALGKRCRVVMDLGGPKLRTGPLEPGAAVVKVRPRRDEYGRVIAPARIWLYPAEQPAASPAPADACLPVEAAWLKRLEVGDKIRLIDARHSRRSLRVVDCLDQGCWLEANKTTYLVPGTTLRLRSHKGKKLRATEIVAVSPRENCLLLHPGDQLIVTRDQTPGRPEVRDSAGQVLTPARIGCSIPSVFNDVQSGESIWFDDGKIGGVVEKVASDQVQVRITQTRLQGAKLRADKGINLPESQLRLPALTQQDLEDLSFVAQHADVVELSFANRASDIEQLQSELQRLDGRQPAIVLKIETRLGFENLPDMLLTAMRSPCCGVMIARGDLAVECGFERMAEVQEEILWICEAAHVPVIWATQVLETLAKEGMPSRAEITDAAMGHRAECVMLNKGPHVLHAVKTLDDILRRMQAHQTKKRSMLRELRLATHSSGKQDQDGHQSNDVNGS, encoded by the coding sequence TTGTCGGCAGAACAAGGTGACTCCGATTACCTTTCCGGTCATCAGGAGTATCAACAGGTCTTTGAGGAACTGGTTGTCGTTCGAGATAGACTGGTGGCAGAGGTCGTCTGCTCACAGCCTCTGCTGGATCAGATTCACGTGCAACATCGCGAAAGTGCGCGGAACCTGTTGTACTATCTGGCACTCAGACGTCGCGACCTGAGACCTTTGCAGATACGACTGGCGGCGCTGGGACTCTCTTCCCTGGGACGGGCGGAATCGCATGTCATGGCGACCATCGATGCCGTTCTGGAAATGCTGCAGAGACTGCTTGATAAGACCACAGATGTTACAGACTCCGGCGAATCATCAATCGATTTCAACACGGGGGAACGATTGCTGGCGGCGCATGCCGAATCGCTGTTAGGGCCTGCTGCCCCGGGACGCGGCGTGCGGATTATGGTGACGATGCCCAGTGAGGCCGCCGATGATTACGAGTTGATCTATCACCTGTTGCAACAGGACATGGAGTGCATGCGGATTAACTGCGCGCACGATGATGTGGAAGCCTGGTCGCGGATGATCGCACATCTCCGCCGGGCCGAGCATGCATTGGGAAAGCGGTGTCGAGTTGTGATGGACCTGGGCGGTCCTAAACTGCGGACCGGTCCGCTAGAGCCGGGTGCTGCTGTGGTCAAGGTGCGTCCCCGCCGTGATGAGTATGGCCGGGTGATCGCTCCCGCACGCATCTGGCTTTACCCGGCTGAGCAACCAGCGGCCTCCCCTGCCCCCGCGGATGCCTGTCTGCCGGTCGAGGCGGCCTGGCTGAAGCGTCTGGAAGTGGGCGATAAAATCAGGCTGATCGACGCCCGCCACTCGCGACGGAGTTTGCGAGTGGTCGATTGTCTGGATCAGGGTTGCTGGCTCGAAGCGAACAAGACAACCTACCTGGTGCCGGGAACGACATTACGCTTACGGAGTCATAAAGGTAAAAAACTGAGAGCGACAGAAATCGTCGCGGTATCGCCCCGCGAAAACTGTCTGCTGCTGCATCCGGGAGATCAGTTGATCGTCACCCGGGATCAGACGCCGGGACGACCCGAGGTGCGGGACAGTGCCGGACAGGTACTGACGCCGGCCCGGATTGGTTGTTCTATTCCCAGTGTCTTTAATGATGTGCAGTCAGGCGAGTCGATCTGGTTTGATGATGGTAAAATTGGCGGCGTGGTGGAAAAAGTTGCATCGGATCAGGTGCAGGTGCGGATCACACAGACCCGTCTACAGGGGGCGAAGCTCAGGGCCGACAAAGGGATCAATCTGCCTGAGAGTCAACTCCGTCTCCCCGCACTGACGCAGCAGGATCTGGAAGACTTGTCGTTCGTCGCGCAGCATGCGGATGTGGTGGAACTCTCGTTTGCTAATCGGGCGAGTGATATCGAACAGTTGCAGTCAGAACTGCAGCGGCTGGACGGACGGCAGCCGGCGATCGTCTTGAAAATTGAAACCCGGCTTGGTTTTGAAAATCTGCCGGATATGCTACTCACGGCGATGCGTTCCCCCTGTTGTGGAGTTATGATTGCCCGCGGCGATCTGGCAGTCGAGTGCGGTTTCGAACGGATGGCGGAAGTGCAGGAAGAGATTCTCTGGATTTGTGAAGCTGCCCACGTTCCGGTGATCTGGGCGACGCAGGTGCTGGAGACGCTGGCCAAAGAAGGCATGCCCTCTCGCGCGGAAATCACCGATGCCGCGATGGGGCACCGGGCGGAATGCGTGATGCTCAACAAGGGCCCCCACGTATTACATGCGGTCAAGACGCTGGATGATATTTTAAGACGGATGCAGGCGCATCAGACCAAAAAACGTTCGATGCTCCGCGAACTTCGATTAGCGACTCACTCTTCAGGAAAACAGGACCAGGATGGACATCAGAGCAACGACGTCAACGGATCTTGA
- a CDS encoding exo-alpha-sialidase translates to MKHLIYTLTLLTSITAALVTAVAAEKSESPVIVLNLPGSGTDPAAIDYQSLPVLKGEHAIINPAALGPYPRKSDKIDLRDLRLNLHNYLIYHDGKFWCIWSDGPRIEDEPTQEIKYATSVDGLHWSPAKSVTGTPEKPHAFIARGLWLRDGQLLILAAKYQGHGAFGPPDKKHLELVAYRWEPQQDKWVYEGKLYDNAINNFPPQKLPSDNWILTRRDSRFNVSVLIGGVKALDDWQSFPVVGVKQVSGFRPDEPIFWVLPDNSLYALFRDNGKSQRLFFSTSQDEGRTWDTPVLSNFPNAKSKLFSLATSHGYRVLVLNANPQVNRRELHLAVSPDNKTFTRLAKLEIPSPAELPAELASLNKKFSAGIASLQYPHVIEHDDSLYIAFSRNKLQTEVFRVKLTDIDALLKADHN, encoded by the coding sequence ATGAAACATCTGATTTATACGCTCACCCTACTAACCTCGATCACCGCAGCACTCGTTACTGCCGTCGCAGCAGAGAAATCAGAATCACCGGTCATCGTCCTGAACCTCCCCGGTTCCGGCACCGATCCGGCTGCCATCGATTACCAAAGTCTCCCGGTCCTCAAAGGCGAACACGCCATCATCAACCCGGCGGCCCTCGGTCCTTACCCGCGGAAATCAGACAAGATCGACCTCCGCGACCTGCGACTGAACCTGCACAACTACCTGATCTATCATGATGGCAAATTCTGGTGCATCTGGAGCGACGGTCCCCGCATCGAAGACGAACCGACCCAGGAAATCAAGTACGCCACCAGCGTCGATGGACTCCACTGGAGCCCAGCAAAATCAGTCACCGGCACTCCCGAAAAGCCCCACGCCTTCATCGCCCGCGGACTCTGGCTCCGCGATGGTCAACTACTGATATTGGCAGCGAAATACCAGGGACACGGCGCGTTCGGCCCTCCGGATAAAAAGCACCTGGAACTGGTCGCCTACCGCTGGGAGCCACAGCAGGATAAGTGGGTCTATGAAGGCAAGCTCTACGACAATGCCATCAACAACTTCCCCCCGCAGAAACTCCCCTCCGACAACTGGATTCTCACCCGCCGCGATTCGCGGTTCAATGTCAGCGTACTGATCGGCGGTGTCAAAGCGCTCGACGACTGGCAGTCCTTTCCCGTCGTGGGCGTCAAACAGGTCTCCGGCTTCCGTCCCGACGAACCGATCTTCTGGGTCCTGCCCGACAACAGCCTGTATGCACTCTTCCGCGATAACGGCAAATCGCAACGGCTCTTCTTCTCGACCTCTCAAGATGAAGGTCGCACCTGGGATACCCCGGTCCTCTCTAACTTCCCCAACGCCAAAAGCAAACTGTTTTCGCTGGCCACCAGCCACGGCTACCGTGTACTCGTTCTCAATGCAAATCCCCAGGTCAACCGCCGCGAACTGCACCTCGCAGTCAGCCCCGATAACAAAACCTTCACCCGCCTGGCGAAGCTGGAAATCCCCTCTCCAGCCGAACTCCCCGCTGAGCTTGCCTCGCTAAACAAGAAATTCAGTGCCGGCATCGCCAGTCTACAATACCCGCACGTCATCGAGCACGACGATTCCCTCTACATCGCCTTCTCACGCAACAAACTGCAGACCGAAGTCTTCCGCGTGAAACTCACCGACATCGATGCTTTGTTGAAAGCAGATCATAACTAG
- a CDS encoding FAD-dependent oxidoreductase: MILSCLRQWTFLAILSLVAFSGTNTAVAQPETVEADVCIYGATPSGILAAVAVQRAGRAAVIVEPSRWVGGILGSGLKPMQDCPNYAATGGMTRGLLKSLGQPNWTEDRTENRRVLAEISPKTIREDFQKLLAAHKIRVIFDHRIAGCKPQDGDKTAIQAALFDRAPFNELGTPVVEPAAREALRVAARIFIDASYEGDLLAKAGVSYRVGRESSEEFGEEFAGVQPPVGLTPVDPFQTPGDPESGLLRGVEKDHGKPLGSADDYTQAYNFRYYTTSDPAHRAPFGVPKDYRAEDFELVGRYVEYLKQLHPREKDLRQRLIGIFPGWKNSGEWNYQRSSLISMSPVGISRFYADGDVAAHVKIWQAHRDYLSGLHHFMSTDERVPEFYRQEVAELGLDRRPHPETAGWPHQLYVRVSRRLAGRYTVTAHDVYNKTEIEDPICLAQYGIDVYPVRRIWLQQKGQTLVGLEGKMFVGGSKGPTNQPYPIAYRAITPQQDECTNLLVPVCFSATHLGYASARMEPVFMICGESAGIAACQALAENCAVQEIDAKAYRRALERAGQKLVWDPATDQPDSGMGKSGGRYTMQGLLRECDADDNGTVSQAEWNEKKAPYEWLFVFIDANSDGQIVAGEYEAFQRYKAQHTDWQKRIKTAGLK; encoded by the coding sequence ATGATATTATCCTGCCTGCGTCAATGGACTTTTCTGGCGATCCTGAGTCTGGTCGCCTTTTCCGGAACGAATACTGCTGTGGCGCAGCCTGAAACCGTGGAAGCGGATGTCTGCATTTACGGGGCGACTCCTTCGGGAATCCTGGCGGCGGTGGCGGTGCAGCGTGCGGGGCGGGCGGCGGTGATTGTGGAGCCCAGCCGCTGGGTGGGGGGCATTCTGGGGTCGGGGCTTAAGCCGATGCAGGACTGTCCCAACTATGCAGCAACCGGGGGGATGACCCGGGGGTTGTTGAAAAGCCTGGGGCAGCCGAACTGGACCGAAGATCGAACTGAGAACCGCCGGGTGCTGGCGGAGATCAGCCCGAAAACGATTCGCGAAGACTTTCAGAAACTGCTCGCGGCGCACAAGATCAGGGTGATCTTCGATCATCGCATTGCCGGTTGTAAACCACAGGATGGAGACAAAACCGCGATTCAGGCGGCTCTGTTCGATCGGGCTCCCTTTAACGAACTGGGGACGCCGGTCGTGGAACCCGCAGCCCGCGAAGCGTTGCGTGTCGCGGCGAGGATCTTTATTGATGCCAGTTACGAAGGGGATCTGCTGGCGAAAGCGGGCGTGTCCTATCGCGTCGGGCGGGAATCATCGGAGGAGTTTGGCGAGGAATTCGCCGGTGTGCAGCCCCCGGTGGGGTTGACTCCCGTGGATCCGTTTCAGACGCCCGGCGATCCGGAGAGTGGCCTGTTACGCGGTGTGGAAAAAGATCATGGGAAGCCGCTGGGGTCGGCGGACGATTACACGCAGGCTTACAATTTTAGGTATTACACCACCAGCGATCCCGCACACCGGGCTCCGTTTGGTGTGCCTAAGGATTACCGGGCGGAAGACTTCGAACTGGTGGGCCGGTATGTGGAATATCTGAAGCAGCTGCATCCCCGCGAGAAGGACCTGCGGCAGCGGCTGATCGGGATCTTTCCGGGCTGGAAGAACTCGGGCGAGTGGAACTACCAGCGGAGTTCGCTGATTTCGATGTCGCCGGTGGGTATCAGCCGGTTTTATGCCGACGGTGATGTCGCCGCGCACGTGAAGATCTGGCAGGCACACCGGGACTATTTGAGCGGGCTACATCATTTCATGAGTACCGATGAACGCGTGCCTGAGTTTTATCGTCAGGAAGTGGCTGAACTCGGGTTGGATAGACGCCCTCATCCCGAGACAGCCGGCTGGCCGCATCAGTTGTATGTGCGTGTGTCGCGACGCCTGGCGGGGCGATATACGGTGACGGCGCACGATGTGTATAACAAGACAGAGATCGAGGACCCAATCTGCCTGGCGCAGTACGGGATCGACGTGTACCCGGTCCGGCGGATCTGGTTACAGCAGAAGGGACAGACCCTGGTCGGCCTGGAGGGCAAGATGTTTGTCGGCGGTTCCAAGGGACCGACGAATCAGCCCTACCCGATTGCCTATCGGGCGATCACACCTCAGCAGGACGAATGCACAAATCTGCTGGTGCCAGTCTGTTTTTCAGCGACGCATCTGGGATACGCCTCGGCACGAATGGAGCCGGTGTTTATGATCTGCGGTGAGTCGGCGGGGATCGCGGCCTGCCAGGCACTGGCGGAAAACTGTGCCGTGCAGGAGATCGATGCGAAAGCCTATCGACGGGCCCTGGAGCGGGCCGGGCAGAAACTGGTGTGGGATCCCGCGACGGATCAACCCGATTCAGGGATGGGAAAATCAGGGGGCCGCTATACGATGCAGGGGCTGCTCCGGGAGTGCGATGCGGATGACAACGGGACGGTCTCCCAGGCGGAATGGAATGAGAAGAAAGCTCCCTATGAATGGCTGTTCGTGTTCATTGATGCGAACAGCGACGGACAGATCGTCGCCGGCGAATATGAGGCGTTTCAGAGGTATAAAGCGCAGCACACGGACTGGCAGAAACGGATTAAAACCGCAGGCCTGAAGTGA